A region from the Aquila chrysaetos chrysaetos chromosome 15, bAquChr1.4, whole genome shotgun sequence genome encodes:
- the STMN4 gene encoding stathmin-4 isoform X5 produces the protein MTLAAYKEKMKELPLVSLFCSCFLSDPLNKPAYTYEADTVDLTWCVISDMEVIELNKRTSGQSFEVILKPPSFDGIPEFNASLPRRRDPSLEEIQKKLEAAEERRKYQEAELLKHLAEKREHEREVIQKAIEENNNFIKMAKEKLAQKMESNKENREAHLAAMLERLQEKVCSQPQHGRSHPHHLQLPPKHPFFKELAQCPSPNASASLGSEAESTR, from the exons ATGACTCTGGCTG CTTACaaagagaagatgaaggagCTGCCTCTCGTCTCCCTCTTTTGCTCCTGTTTCCTCTCGGACCCCCTGAACAAGCCGGCGTACACGTATGAAG cagacACGGTAGACCTCACCTGGTGCGTCATCTCTGACATGGAAGTCATCGAGCTCAACAAGCGCACCTCGGGGCAGTCCTTCGAGGTCATCTTGAAGCCCCCATCGTTCGACGGCATCCCGGAGTTCAACGCCTCCCTGCCCCGGCGGCGCGACCCGTCCCTGGAGGAGATCCAGAAGAAGCTGGAGGCGgcggaggagaggaggaag TACCAAGAGGCCGAGCTGCTGAAGCATCTGGCGGAGAAGCGGGAGCACGAGCGGGAGGTCATCCAGAAGGCCATCGAGGAGAACAACAACTTCATCAAAATGGCCAAAGAGAAGCTGGCGCAGAAGATGGAGTCCAACAAGGAGAACCGCGAAGCCCATTTAGCAGCCATGCTGGAGCGCTTGCAGGAGAAG GTCTGTTCCCAACCTCAGCATGGAAGGTCCCACCCTCACCACCTCCAGCTCCCTCCAAAACATCCCTTCTTCAAGGAGCTCGCCCAGTGCCCTTCTCCAAACGCCTCAGCTAGCCTTGGGTCAGAGGCAGAGAGCACGAGATAA
- the STMN4 gene encoding stathmin-4 isoform X2, which yields MSPESKAEKQSPSAGGGAPGTLLLQTPKDRHAMTLAAYKEKMKELPLVSLFCSCFLSDPLNKPAYTYEDTVDLTWCVISDMEVIELNKRTSGQSFEVILKPPSFDGIPEFNASLPRRRDPSLEEIQKKLEAAEERRKYQEAELLKHLAEKREHEREVIQKAIEENNNFIKMAKEKLAQKMESNKENREAHLAAMLERLQEKVCSQPQHGRSHPHHLQLPPKHPFFKELAQCPSPNASASLGSEAESTR from the exons ATGAGCCCGGAGAGCAAAGCGGAGAAGCAAAGCCCAAGCGCCGGCGGTGGG GCCCCAGGAACACTCTTGCTGCAGACGCCCAAGGATCGCCACGCCATGACTCTGGCTG CTTACaaagagaagatgaaggagCTGCCTCTCGTCTCCCTCTTTTGCTCCTGTTTCCTCTCGGACCCCCTGAACAAGCCGGCGTACACGTATGAAG acACGGTAGACCTCACCTGGTGCGTCATCTCTGACATGGAAGTCATCGAGCTCAACAAGCGCACCTCGGGGCAGTCCTTCGAGGTCATCTTGAAGCCCCCATCGTTCGACGGCATCCCGGAGTTCAACGCCTCCCTGCCCCGGCGGCGCGACCCGTCCCTGGAGGAGATCCAGAAGAAGCTGGAGGCGgcggaggagaggaggaag TACCAAGAGGCCGAGCTGCTGAAGCATCTGGCGGAGAAGCGGGAGCACGAGCGGGAGGTCATCCAGAAGGCCATCGAGGAGAACAACAACTTCATCAAAATGGCCAAAGAGAAGCTGGCGCAGAAGATGGAGTCCAACAAGGAGAACCGCGAAGCCCATTTAGCAGCCATGCTGGAGCGCTTGCAGGAGAAG GTCTGTTCCCAACCTCAGCATGGAAGGTCCCACCCTCACCACCTCCAGCTCCCTCCAAAACATCCCTTCTTCAAGGAGCTCGCCCAGTGCCCTTCTCCAAACGCCTCAGCTAGCCTTGGGTCAGAGGCAGAGAGCACGAGATAA
- the STMN4 gene encoding stathmin-4 isoform X4, producing the protein MSPESKAEKQSPSAGGGAPGTLLLQTPKDRHAMTLAAYKEKMKELPLVSLFCSCFLSDPLNKPAYTYEDTVDLTWCVISDMEVIELNKRTSGQSFEVILKPPSFDGIPEFNASLPRRRDPSLEEIQKKLEAAEERRKYQEAELLKHLAEKREHEREVIQKAIEENNNFIKMAKEKLAQKMESNKENREAHLAAMLERLQEKDKHAEEVRKNKELKEEASR; encoded by the exons ATGAGCCCGGAGAGCAAAGCGGAGAAGCAAAGCCCAAGCGCCGGCGGTGGG GCCCCAGGAACACTCTTGCTGCAGACGCCCAAGGATCGCCACGCCATGACTCTGGCTG CTTACaaagagaagatgaaggagCTGCCTCTCGTCTCCCTCTTTTGCTCCTGTTTCCTCTCGGACCCCCTGAACAAGCCGGCGTACACGTATGAAG acACGGTAGACCTCACCTGGTGCGTCATCTCTGACATGGAAGTCATCGAGCTCAACAAGCGCACCTCGGGGCAGTCCTTCGAGGTCATCTTGAAGCCCCCATCGTTCGACGGCATCCCGGAGTTCAACGCCTCCCTGCCCCGGCGGCGCGACCCGTCCCTGGAGGAGATCCAGAAGAAGCTGGAGGCGgcggaggagaggaggaag TACCAAGAGGCCGAGCTGCTGAAGCATCTGGCGGAGAAGCGGGAGCACGAGCGGGAGGTCATCCAGAAGGCCATCGAGGAGAACAACAACTTCATCAAAATGGCCAAAGAGAAGCTGGCGCAGAAGATGGAGTCCAACAAGGAGAACCGCGAAGCCCATTTAGCAGCCATGCTGGAGCGCTTGCAGGAGAAG
- the STMN4 gene encoding stathmin-4 isoform X3 → MSPESKAEKQSPSAGGGAPGTLLLQTPKDRHAMTLAAYKEKMKELPLVSLFCSCFLSDPLNKPAYTYEADTVDLTWCVISDMEVIELNKRTSGQSFEVILKPPSFDGIPEFNASLPRRRDPSLEEIQKKLEAAEERRKYQEAELLKHLAEKREHEREVIQKAIEENNNFIKMAKEKLAQKMESNKENREAHLAAMLERLQEKDKHAEEVRKNKELKEEASR, encoded by the exons ATGAGCCCGGAGAGCAAAGCGGAGAAGCAAAGCCCAAGCGCCGGCGGTGGG GCCCCAGGAACACTCTTGCTGCAGACGCCCAAGGATCGCCACGCCATGACTCTGGCTG CTTACaaagagaagatgaaggagCTGCCTCTCGTCTCCCTCTTTTGCTCCTGTTTCCTCTCGGACCCCCTGAACAAGCCGGCGTACACGTATGAAG cagacACGGTAGACCTCACCTGGTGCGTCATCTCTGACATGGAAGTCATCGAGCTCAACAAGCGCACCTCGGGGCAGTCCTTCGAGGTCATCTTGAAGCCCCCATCGTTCGACGGCATCCCGGAGTTCAACGCCTCCCTGCCCCGGCGGCGCGACCCGTCCCTGGAGGAGATCCAGAAGAAGCTGGAGGCGgcggaggagaggaggaag TACCAAGAGGCCGAGCTGCTGAAGCATCTGGCGGAGAAGCGGGAGCACGAGCGGGAGGTCATCCAGAAGGCCATCGAGGAGAACAACAACTTCATCAAAATGGCCAAAGAGAAGCTGGCGCAGAAGATGGAGTCCAACAAGGAGAACCGCGAAGCCCATTTAGCAGCCATGCTGGAGCGCTTGCAGGAGAAG
- the STMN4 gene encoding stathmin-4 isoform X1: MSPESKAEKQSPSAGGGAPGTLLLQTPKDRHAMTLAAYKEKMKELPLVSLFCSCFLSDPLNKPAYTYEADTVDLTWCVISDMEVIELNKRTSGQSFEVILKPPSFDGIPEFNASLPRRRDPSLEEIQKKLEAAEERRKYQEAELLKHLAEKREHEREVIQKAIEENNNFIKMAKEKLAQKMESNKENREAHLAAMLERLQEKVCSQPQHGRSHPHHLQLPPKHPFFKELAQCPSPNASASLGSEAESTR; encoded by the exons ATGAGCCCGGAGAGCAAAGCGGAGAAGCAAAGCCCAAGCGCCGGCGGTGGG GCCCCAGGAACACTCTTGCTGCAGACGCCCAAGGATCGCCACGCCATGACTCTGGCTG CTTACaaagagaagatgaaggagCTGCCTCTCGTCTCCCTCTTTTGCTCCTGTTTCCTCTCGGACCCCCTGAACAAGCCGGCGTACACGTATGAAG cagacACGGTAGACCTCACCTGGTGCGTCATCTCTGACATGGAAGTCATCGAGCTCAACAAGCGCACCTCGGGGCAGTCCTTCGAGGTCATCTTGAAGCCCCCATCGTTCGACGGCATCCCGGAGTTCAACGCCTCCCTGCCCCGGCGGCGCGACCCGTCCCTGGAGGAGATCCAGAAGAAGCTGGAGGCGgcggaggagaggaggaag TACCAAGAGGCCGAGCTGCTGAAGCATCTGGCGGAGAAGCGGGAGCACGAGCGGGAGGTCATCCAGAAGGCCATCGAGGAGAACAACAACTTCATCAAAATGGCCAAAGAGAAGCTGGCGCAGAAGATGGAGTCCAACAAGGAGAACCGCGAAGCCCATTTAGCAGCCATGCTGGAGCGCTTGCAGGAGAAG GTCTGTTCCCAACCTCAGCATGGAAGGTCCCACCCTCACCACCTCCAGCTCCCTCCAAAACATCCCTTCTTCAAGGAGCTCGCCCAGTGCCCTTCTCCAAACGCCTCAGCTAGCCTTGGGTCAGAGGCAGAGAGCACGAGATAA